The following proteins are encoded in a genomic region of Arachis ipaensis cultivar K30076 chromosome B02, Araip1.1, whole genome shotgun sequence:
- the LOC110269199 gene encoding uncharacterized protein LOC110269199, translating into MSDRVLLKVYYFGQILLQTSEGVTFVCENPLDLVIPFTISFEEFKGVICEKIHSERARRISCILYRNSIQVFGGFVQFQTKYVTDEASMQDMFSMYIENRSQLSFIELYVEFEQSEADRNILQEDYNSDSEEEFESNYEIVSPDGDEVPGDGAIAPDVSDVATALANDVPFEEPSFMRVLDLEAMHVPEFPDYINAEISFVADGEFAVGMEFSSREAVIKAIKEYTIRRSVDYRVYESEPLTFYAKCTQYGSGCDWLIRVSMISRKYCWIVRRYNGSHTCTRATISQDHSKLDSTTIAEAIKPLVEADPALKVKLVIAEVQSKFNYTVSYRKAWLAKQKAVEKIFGGWEASYEALPIWFEAMCHKEPSAVVHFETMPAYQGDDLVTDIRVLHRVFWSYYPCIRAFRHCKPVVQVDGTHLYGKYKGCLLVAVSGWQQQYRPNCVCNCGGRDFRCVALFSE; encoded by the exons ATGAGTGACAGAGTGTTATTGAAggtgtattattttggtcagattttatTACAAACATCTGAAGGAGTAACATTTGTTTGTGAAAATCCGTTAGATTTGGTGATTCCTTTTACAATCTCATTTGAAGAGTTCAAGggtgtgatctgtgaaaagatTCATTCTGAGAGGGCAAGAAGGATATCATGTATTCTATACAGAAATTCTATACAAGTGTTTGGTGGATTCGTCCAGTTTCAAACGAAATATGTAACGgacgaagcgagcatgcaagatATGTTTTCCATGTATATTGAAAATCGGAGTCAACTCTCGTTCATCGAGTTGTATGTGGAGTTTGAGCAATCTGAGGCCGACCGGAATATTCTACAGGAGGATTACAACAGCgacagtgaagaagagttcgaaagcaaCTACGAAATTGTTAGTCCAGATGGAGATGAGGTTCCAGGTGACGGAGCTATAGCTCCAGATGTGTCTGATGTGGCAACTGCTCTGGCAAACGATGtgccgtttgaggagccatcattcatgcgagttttggatttggaagccatgcatgttccgGAGTTTCCGGATTATATCAATGCAG AAATTTCTTTTgtcgcagatggtgaatttgccGTTGGGATGGAATTCAGTTCCAGAGAAGCTGTTATTAAGGCGATAAAAGAGTATACTATACGAAGAAGCGTAGATTACcgggtgtatgagtctgagccgttgacattttatgcgaagtgtacacagtatgggtcagggtgtgattggcttatccGGGTTAGCATGATCAGCCGGAAATACTGTTGGATTGTAAGGAGGTATAATGGCAGTCACACATGTACTAGAGCAACAATTTCTCAGGATCATTCTAAGCTGGATTCGACCACGATTGCAGAAGCAATTAAGCCGTTGGTTGAGGCTGACCCCGCCTTAAAGGTAAAATTGGTTATAGCAGAGGTGCAATCGAAGTTCAACTACACTGTTAGTTATcggaaagcatggttggctaagcaaaaggcagtggaaaaaatatttggaggctGGGAGGCATCGTACGAAGCGTTGcctatatggtttgaggccatgtgtcacaaGGAGCCGTCAGCTGTTGTTcattttgagactatgcctgCATATCAAGGCGATGACTTGGTGACTGATATTCGAGTATTGCATCGTGTCTTTTGGAGTTATTACCCCTGCATTAGAGCTTTCAGACATTGTAAGCCAGTTGTCCAGGTGGATGGGACTCACTTGTATGGAAAGTACAAGGGTTGTCTACTAGTGGCAGTGTCAGGATGGCAACAACAATATCGTCCCAATTGCGTTTGCAATTGTGGAGGGAGAGACTTCAGATGCGTGGCACTTTTTTCTGAGTAA